In one window of Phalacrocorax carbo chromosome 22, bPhaCar2.1, whole genome shotgun sequence DNA:
- the SFPQ gene encoding splicing factor, proline- and glutamine-rich — protein sequence MSRDRFRSRGGGGGGFHRRGGGGGRGGPNHDFRSPPPGMGMGQNRGPMGGGPQGPGGPPGGGPKPEPPKPPASTSAPPSSSSSAAATTAGPAGSQAGPGAPPPPALPAGQPPQQQQTPVSTPSSAPSGPGGQPQPKPSPSPTPAGGPKKGQGQSPGGGPKGPGGPQQGPGGPHKGGPGHRGGPGGEPRGRGQQHQGQQSLSSQQGSAGGGGGEKLSDEGFKANLSLLRRPGEKTYTQRCRLFVGNLPADITDEDFKRLFAKYGEPGEVFINKGKGFGFIKLESRALAEIAKAELDDTPMRGRQLRVRFATHAAALSVRNLSPYVSNELLEEAFSQFGPVERAVVIVDDRGRSTGKGIVEFASKPAARKAFERCTEGVFLLTTTPRPVIVEPLEQLDDEDGLPEKLAQKNPMYQKERETPPRFAQPGSFEFEYSQRWKSLDEMEKQQREQVAKNMKDAKDKLESEMEDAYHEHQANLLRQDLMRRQEELRRMEELHNQEMQKRKEIQLRQEEERRRREEEMMIRQREMEEQMRRQREENYSRMGYMDPRERDMRMGGATTMNMGDPYASAAQKFPPLGGGGGIGYEANPGVGQAAMSGSMMGSDMVKMKAE from the exons atgtCGCGGGATCGGTTCCGTAGCcgtggcggcggcggaggcggctTCCaccggcgcggcggcggcggcggccgcggcggccccaacCACGATTTCCGCTCTCCGCCGCCCGGCATGGGCATGGGCCAGAACCGCGGCCCCATGGGGGGCGGCCCGCAGGGCCCGGGCGGCCCGCCGGGCGGAGGCCCGAAGCCCGAGCCTCCGAAGCCGCCTGCCTCGACCTCTGCTCCGCCTTCTTCGTcctcttcagctgctgccaccacagcAGGGCCTGCTGGTAGCCAGGCCGGCCCGGGAGCGCCACCGCCGCCCGCGCTGCCCGCGGGGCAGCCGCCGCAACAGCAGCAGACCCCGGTGTCGACgccttcctctgctccctccgGCCCGGGGGGGCAGCCGCAGCCCAAGCcgagccccagccccacccctgCCGGCGGCCCTAAGAAAGGACAAGGACAGTCGCCCGGCGGCGGACCCAAGGGACCGGGCGGCCCGCAGCAGGGGCCCGGCGGGCCGCACAAGGGCGGGCCGGGGCAccgcggcgggccgggcggggagcCGCGCGGCCGcgggcagcagcaccagggacAGCAGAGCCTCTCCTCGCAGCAGGGctcggccggcggcggcggcggcgagaaGCTGTCGGACGAG GGATTTAAAGCAAACCTCTCTCTTCTGAGGCGACCCGGGGAGAAGACCTATACTCAGCGTTGCCGCTTGTTTGTTGGGAATTTGCCTGCTGATATAACGGACGAGGACTTTAAAAGACTGTTTGCCAAATATGGGGAGCCAGGAGAGGTTTTTATCAACAAGGGGAAAGGCTTTGGATTCATTAAATTG GAATCTAGAGCTCTTGCAGAAATTGCGAAGGCAGAACTGGATGATACCCCCATGAGGGGTCGACAGCTTCGTGTTCGGTTTGCCACACACGCTGCTGCTCTTTCAGTGCGTAATCTTTCACCTTACGTGTCCAACGAGTTGCTGGAGGAAGCTTTTTCCCAGTTTGGTCCGGTGGAAAGAGCTGTTGTGATTGTAGATGATCGAGGTAGATCAACAGGAAAAGGCATTGTTGAATTTGCATCAAAGCCAGCTGCAAGAAAAGCATTTGAACGGTGTACAGAAGGAGTGTTTTTGTTGACAAC tacTCCTAGGCCGGTTATTGTGGAACCATTGGAACAACTGGATGATGAAGACGGTCTTCCagaaaagcttgcacagaagAATCCGATGTATCAAAA ggaaagagaGACTCCTCCCCGCTTTGCTCAGCCTGGCAGTTTTGAATTTGAATATTCCCAGAGGTGGAAATCTTTagatgaaatggaaaaacagcagagagagCAAGTGgcaaaaaacatgaaagatgCCAAGGACAAACTTGAAAGTGAGATGGAAGATGCTTATCATGAGCATCAGGCAAACCTGTTGCGACAAG ACCTTATGAGGCGTCAGGAAGAACTGAGGCGTATGGAAGAACTCCATAATCAAGAAATGCAGAAACGCAAGGAAATTCAACTGAG gcaggaggaggagcgtCGCAGGCGGGAAGAGGAAATGATGATACGTCAGCGGGAGATGGAAGAACAAATGAGaagacagagggaagaaaattataGTAGAATGGGTTACATGGATCCA agggagagagacatGAGAATGGGTGGTGCCACCACAATGAACATGGGAg ATCCTTATGCTTCTGCAGCCCAGAAATTTCCACCTCTCGGAGGTGGTGGCGGCATAGGTTATGAAGCTAATCCAGGAGTTGGCCAAGCAGCCATGAGTGGTTCTATGATGGGAAGTGACATG GTGAAGATGAAAGCTGAGTGA
- the TMEM35B gene encoding transmembrane protein 35B, which produces MAAAFTALRVLLGLFFLLTGAVKLSDQLSADLHRHMKLQFVRFAEVFPLKEFGFVPEPGWYLEVVGWVEVVAGLLLAFGPQLLQEISNFVLSVVMIGAIYTLLVLREPLAMCTPATLCLGLLLLLNIRGHADPTKPKFE; this is translated from the exons ATGGCGGCGGCGTTCACCGCCCTCCGCGTCCTGCTCGGGCTCTTCTTCCTGCTGACGGGCGCCGTGAAGCTCTCGGACCAGCTCTCGGCCGACCTGCACCGGCACATG aAGTTGCAGTTCGTGCGGTTTGCCGAGGTCTTTCCCCTGAAGGAGTTTGGGTTCGTGCCGGAGCCGGGCTGGTACCTGGAGGTGGTGGGCTGGGTGGAGGTTGTGGccgggctgctgctggcatttgggccccagctcctgcaggagatCAGCAACTTCGTCCTCAGTGTCGTCATGATCG GTGCCATCTACACGCTGCTGGTGCTGAGGGAGCCCCTGGCCATGTGCACCCCTGCCACCCTCTGCCTcggcctcctcctgctgctcaaCATCCGTGGGCACGCGGACCCCACCAAGCCCAAGTTTGAGTGA
- the LOC135316746 gene encoding platelet-activating factor receptor-like has translation MNSSVPGLLPAGRPGECVPSDPVQFVLVPAVYCLVLCVGLPGNLVALLVFLQSGKVKKAIRIYLINLTLADILFNLTLPLWIPYYLAGGDWLLSEAACRLAGAAYYLATYSAVTFMALISFNRYCAVRAARRELPLTGRRGAALACALAWLLGLGCAVPTLAARQTFPARAGATACFEQHSRQRAYAYAMVGFFAAAFLVVLGTYASIARALSVPAAASPGSHRQQARTMVLGMLLVFVVCVAPYHLTLAPWVDSQPPVPLCGPPATLDVLHMLSVALLSLNSCLDPLIYCFSIRRFRADLGRTLRKIGRCLPLSPPAPTGPGPSARASSFASS, from the coding sequence ATGAACAGCTCGGTGCCGGGGCTGCTGCCAGCGGGGCGCCCTGGCGAGTGCGTGCCCAGCGACCCAGTACAGTTCGTGCTGGTTCCCGCCGTCTACTGCCTGGTGCTGTGTGTGGGGCTGCCAGGCAACCTGGTGGCCTTGCTGGTCTTCCTGCAGAGCGGCAAGGTGAAGAAGGCCATCCGCATCTACCTCATCAACCTCACGCTGGCCGACATCCTCTTCAACCTCACCCTGCCCCTCTGGATCCCCTACTACCTGGCCGGGGGGGACTGGCTGCTCTCGGAGGCCGCCTGCCGCCTGGCCGGGGCCGCCTACTACCTGGCGACCTACAGCGCCGTCACCTTCATGGCACTCATCAGCTTCAACCGGTACTGCGCGgtgcgggcggcgcggcgggagctGCCGCTGACGGGGCGCCGGGGGGCCGCGCTGGCCTGCGCCCTggcctggctgctggggctgggctgcgcCGTGCCCACCTTGGCCGCCCGGCAGACCTTCCCCGCCCGCGCCGGGGCCACCGCCTGCTTCGAGCAGCACAGCCGGCAGCGGGCGTACGCCTACGCCATGGTGGGCTTCTTCGCCGCCGCCTTCCTGGTGGTGCTGGGCACCTACGCCTCCATCGCCCGGGCGCTCTCGGTGCCTGCCGCCGCCTCACCAGGCTCCCACCGGCAGCAGGCGCGCACCATggtgctggggatgctgctggtCTTTGTGGTCTGCGTGGCCCCCTACCACCTCACGCTGGCCCCCTGGGTGGACAGCCAGCCCCCTGTGCCGCTTTGCGGGCCCCCCGCCACCCTGGACGTGCTGCACATGCTGAGCGTGGCCCTGCTCAGCCTCAACAGCTGCCTCGACCCCCTCATCTACTGCTTCTCCATCCGGCGCTTCCGCGCCGACCTGGGACGGACCCTGCGCAAGATCGGCCGGTGCCTCCCACTCTCCCCACCGGCCCCCACTGGGCCCGGGCCCAGCGCCCGGGCATCCTCCTTTGCCTCCTCATAG